One window of the Streptomyces asoensis genome contains the following:
- the betA gene encoding choline dehydrogenase produces the protein MAPLQYDFVIVGGGSAGSALANRLSADPANRVLVLEAGRSDYPWDVFIHMPAALTYPIGSRFYDWKYESEPEPHMGGRRVYHARGKVLGGSSSINGMIFQRGNPMDYERWAADPGMETWDYAHCLPYFRRMENCLAADPDDEFRGHDGPLVLERGPATNPLFGAFLKATQEAGYAPTDDVNGFRQEGFAKFDRNVHRGRRLSASKAYLKPVRKRPNLTVRTRALVTRVLFEGKRAVGVEYRRGRGAPQQVRAAEVILCGGAINSPQLLQLSGVGNAQELGALGIDVVHDLPGVGENMQDHLEVYVQYACKQPVSMQPYMAKWRAPFIGLQWLFRKGPAATNHFEAGGFARSNEDVDYPNLMFHFLPIAVRYDGSSPAGGHGYQVHVGPMYSDAIGSVKIKSKDPREHPALRFNYLSTEQDRREWVEAIRVARKLLDQPALAPYNDGEISPGRKVATDEEILAWVAKEGETALHPSCTCKMGTDEMSVVDPTSMRVHGVEGLRVVDASVMPYVTNGNIYAPVMMIAEKAADLILGKEPQAPSKAVYYRHRDAQQQAG, from the coding sequence ATGGCTCCCCTGCAATACGACTTCGTCATCGTCGGCGGCGGTTCGGCCGGCAGCGCACTGGCGAACAGACTCTCCGCGGACCCGGCGAACCGGGTGCTGGTACTGGAGGCCGGCCGTTCCGACTACCCGTGGGATGTCTTCATCCATATGCCCGCGGCGCTGACCTACCCGATCGGCAGCCGGTTCTACGACTGGAAGTACGAGTCCGAGCCCGAGCCCCACATGGGGGGCCGGCGCGTCTACCACGCGCGCGGCAAGGTGCTGGGCGGTTCCAGCAGCATCAACGGCATGATCTTCCAGCGCGGCAACCCGATGGACTACGAGCGCTGGGCGGCCGACCCCGGCATGGAGACCTGGGACTACGCGCACTGTCTGCCGTACTTCCGGCGCATGGAGAACTGTCTCGCCGCCGACCCGGACGACGAGTTCCGCGGCCACGACGGCCCCCTCGTCCTCGAGCGCGGTCCCGCGACCAACCCGCTCTTCGGCGCCTTCCTCAAGGCCACCCAGGAAGCGGGCTACGCACCCACCGACGACGTCAACGGCTTCCGGCAGGAAGGGTTCGCCAAGTTCGACCGCAACGTCCACCGCGGACGTCGCCTGTCGGCTTCGAAGGCGTACCTCAAGCCCGTCAGGAAGCGGCCCAACCTCACGGTCAGGACCCGCGCCCTCGTCACGCGGGTGCTCTTCGAGGGCAAGCGGGCCGTCGGCGTCGAGTACCGGCGCGGCAGGGGCGCACCCCAGCAGGTCCGCGCCGCGGAAGTCATTCTCTGCGGCGGTGCGATCAACTCCCCGCAGCTGCTCCAGCTCTCCGGCGTCGGCAACGCTCAGGAGCTGGGCGCCCTCGGCATCGACGTCGTCCACGACCTTCCGGGCGTCGGCGAGAACATGCAGGACCACCTGGAGGTGTACGTCCAGTACGCCTGTAAGCAACCGGTCTCCATGCAGCCGTACATGGCCAAGTGGCGCGCCCCCTTCATCGGGCTCCAGTGGCTCTTCCGCAAGGGGCCCGCCGCGACCAACCACTTCGAGGCCGGCGGCTTCGCCCGCAGCAACGAGGACGTGGACTACCCCAACCTGATGTTCCACTTCCTGCCGATCGCGGTCCGCTACGACGGCTCCTCGCCGGCCGGCGGCCACGGCTACCAGGTGCACGTGGGCCCCATGTACTCCGACGCCATCGGCTCGGTGAAGATCAAGAGCAAGGACCCGCGCGAGCACCCGGCGCTGCGCTTCAACTACCTCTCCACCGAGCAGGACCGCCGCGAATGGGTCGAGGCGATCCGGGTGGCCCGCAAGCTCCTCGACCAGCCCGCGCTCGCCCCCTACAACGACGGGGAGATCTCGCCCGGCCGGAAGGTGGCGACGGACGAGGAGATCCTCGCCTGGGTCGCGAAGGAGGGCGAGACCGCCCTGCACCCGTCCTGTACGTGCAAGATGGGCACCGACGAGATGTCCGTCGTCGACCCCACCAGCATGCGGGTGCACGGCGTGGAGGGGCTGCGCGTGGTGGACGCCTCGGTGATGCCGTACGTCACCAACGGCAACATCTACGCGCCGGTGATGATGATCGCCGAGAAGGCCGCCGACCTGATCCTGGGCAAGGAGCCGCAGGCGCCGTCGAAGGCTGTGTACTACCGTCACCGCGACGCTCAGCAGCAGGCCGGGTAG
- a CDS encoding IclR family transcriptional regulator, with protein sequence MQSVDRAISVLEILAQRGEAGVSEVAAEIDVHKSTAFRLLGALETRGLVEQAGERGKYRLGFGIVRLAGAVTGRIDITQQGRPVCERLAEEIGETVNIAVMQEHYAINLYEVRGPGAVTAHNWVGELTPLHATSSGKILLAHLPAKERAALLAEAGMKKVTPHTITAKTKIEKNLAEARERGYAWTLEELEVGLHAMAAPVRNRDGEVIAALSASGPAYRFTEERLHELSPVLLKGAQEISHRMGYLG encoded by the coding sequence GTGCAGTCGGTCGACCGCGCCATCAGCGTCCTCGAGATTCTCGCCCAACGCGGCGAGGCGGGCGTCAGTGAGGTGGCCGCCGAGATCGACGTGCACAAGTCCACCGCGTTTCGTCTGCTCGGCGCCCTGGAGACGCGCGGCCTGGTGGAGCAGGCGGGCGAGCGCGGCAAATACCGTCTCGGCTTCGGGATCGTACGCCTGGCCGGTGCGGTGACCGGCCGCATCGACATCACCCAGCAGGGCCGCCCCGTGTGTGAGCGTCTCGCCGAGGAGATCGGCGAGACGGTCAACATCGCCGTCATGCAGGAGCACTACGCGATCAACCTCTACGAGGTGCGCGGCCCCGGCGCGGTCACCGCGCACAACTGGGTCGGCGAGCTGACCCCGTTGCACGCCACCTCCAGCGGCAAGATCCTGCTGGCCCACCTCCCTGCCAAGGAACGCGCCGCGCTGCTGGCCGAGGCCGGGATGAAGAAGGTCACCCCGCACACCATCACCGCCAAGACCAAGATCGAGAAGAACCTCGCCGAGGCCCGGGAGCGCGGTTACGCCTGGACCCTGGAGGAGCTCGAGGTCGGCCTGCACGCCATGGCCGCACCGGTCCGCAACCGTGACGGAGAGGTCATCGCGGCGCTGAGCGCCTCGGGGCCCGCGTACCGCTTCACCGAGGAGCGCCTGCACGAGCTCTCACCGGTGCTCCTCAAGGGCGCCCAGGAGATCAGCCACCGGATGGGCTACCTGGGCTGA